The Halanaerobiales bacterium genome includes the window TTTTAGAAGCTGATGATCCAGATAAAGACATTTATTTATATATAAATAGTCCAGGTGGTTCTGTAACAGCTGCTCTGGCAATGTATGATACTATTCAGTATATCAAGCCTGATGTAGTTACTATAGGTATGGGACAGGCTGCAAGTGCTGGTGCTTTACTACTTGCTGCTGGAGCTAAAGGTAAACGTTATGGTTTGCCTTATTCTAGAGTAATGATTCATCAGCCTGCTGGTGGAGTTCAGGGAAAAGCAACAGAAGCTGAAGTTCACATTAAAGAGTTAATGAGAATCAGAGAAACTTTAAATGAACTTTTAAGTAAACATACAGGTCAGTCTAAAGAAAAGATTGCTGCTGATGTAGAAAAAGATTATTTTATGACTGCTGAACAGGCTGTTGACTATGGTATTATTGATGAAGTAATTTCTAGAAATGACCTTCAGAAAAAGAAGGCCGAAAATAAAAAAGAAGATAAGGAGTAACTCTCTCTAAGAGGTGATATAATGTTCAAGTTTGGCGATGAAAAAGGACAATTGAAATGTTCATTTTGTGGTAAATCACAGGATCAGGTAAAAAAATTAGTAGCTGGACCTGGGGTATACATTTGTGATGAGTGTATAGAATTATGTAATGAAATTATAGAAGAAGAATTAAATGATGACTTAGAATTTACCTTACAAAGTA containing:
- a CDS encoding ATP-dependent Clp protease proteolytic subunit, translating into LEADDPDKDIYLYINSPGGSVTAALAMYDTIQYIKPDVVTIGMGQAASAGALLLAAGAKGKRYGLPYSRVMIHQPAGGVQGKATEAEVHIKELMRIRETLNELLSKHTGQSKEKIAADVEKDYFMTAEQAVDYGIIDEVISRNDLQKKKAENKKEDKE